A window of Bos taurus isolate L1 Dominette 01449 registration number 42190680 breed Hereford chromosome 19, ARS-UCD2.0, whole genome shotgun sequence contains these coding sequences:
- the KRT33A gene encoding keratin, type I cuticular Ha3-I — MSYSCCLPNLSFRSSCSSRPCVPSSCCGTTLPGACNIPANVGSCNWFCEGSFNGSEKETMQFLNDRLASYLEKVRQLERDNAELESRILERSQQQEPLVCPNYQSYFRTIEELQQKILCSKSENARLVVQIDNAKLASDDFRTKYETEVSLRQLVEADLNGLRRILDELTLCKSDLEARVESLKEELICLKQNHEQEVNTLRSQLGDRLNVEVDAAPTVDLNRVLNETRAQYEALVETNRRDVEEWYIRQTEELNKQVVSSSEQLQSYQAEIIELRRTVNALEVELQAQHNLRDSLENTLTETEARYSCQLAQVQGLIGNVESQLAEIRSDLERQNQEYQVLLDVRARLECEINTYRGLLDSEDCKLPCNPCATTNACERPCISNPCVSRARCGPCNTFVH; from the exons ATGTCTTACAGCTGCTGCCTGCCCAACCTGAGCTTCCGCTCCAGCTGCTCCTCCAGGCCCTGCGTGCCCTCCAGCTGCTGTGGCACCACCCTGCCCGGGGCCTGCAACATCCCCGCCAATGTGGGCAGCTGCAACTGGTTCTGCGAGGGCTCCTTCAATGGCAGCGAGAAGGAGACCATGCAGTTCCTGAACGACCGTCTGGCCAGCTACCTGGAGAAGGTGCGGCAGCTGGAGAGGGACAATGCAGAGCTGGAGAGCCGCATCCTGGAGCGGAGCCAGCAGCAGGAGCCCCTCGTGTGCCCCAACTACCAGTCCTACTTCCGGACCATCGAGGAGCTCCAGCAGAAG ATCCTGTGCAGCAAGTCTGAGAATGCCAGGTTGGTGGTACAGATTGACAATGCCAAGCTGGCCTCAGATGACTTCAGGACCAA GTACGAGACAGAGGTGTCCTTGAGGCAGCTGGTGGAGGCAGACCTGAATGGCCTGCGTAGGATCCTGGATGAGCTGACCCTGTGCAAGTCTGACCTGGAGGCCCGGGTGGAGTCCCTGAAGGAGGAGCTGATCTGCCTCAAGCAGAACCATGAGCAG GAAGTCAACACCCTGCGGAGCCAGCTGGGAGACCGCCTCAACGTGGAGGTGGACGCCGCCCCCACTGTGGACCTCAACCGTGTGCTCAACGAGACCAGGGCTCAGTACGAGGCCTTGGTGGAGACCAACCGCAGGGACGTGGAGGAATGGTACATCAGGCAG ACTGAGGAGCTGAACAAGCAGGTGGTGTCCAGCTCAGAGCAGCTGCAGTCCTACCAGGCAGAGATCATCGAGCTGAGACGCACGGTCAACGCCCTGGAGGTGGAGCTTCAGGCCCAGCACAACCTG AGAGACTCCCTGGAGAACACCCTGACGGAGACGGAGGCCCGCTACAGCTGCCAGCTGGCCCAGGTGCAGGGCCTGATCGGCAACGTGGAGTCACAGCTGGCGGAGATCAGGAGTGACCTGGAGCGGCAGAACCAGGAGTACCAGGTGCTGCTGGACGTGCGGGCCCGGCTGGAGTGTGAGATCAACACGTACCGGGGGCTGCTGGACAGTGAGGACTGCAA GCTCCCCTgcaacccatgtgccacaaccaacGCTTGTGAAAGGCCCTGCATCTCCAATCCTTGTGTCTCACGTGCTCGGTGTGGACCTTGCAACACCTTTGTGCACTAG